From the genome of Alphaproteobacteria bacterium, one region includes:
- a CDS encoding Zn-dependent hydrolase, which produces MRNIGIDADRLWAATMQIGEIGGTAKGGCHRLALSEEDRRARDLLCAWMREAGCAVTVDGIGNIFARREGADPALPPVMVGSHLDTVPMGGKFDGPAGVMAGLELVRALNDHKVRTKAPVEIVAWTNEEGSRFSPFTMGSSVFAGQLALKDAHAARDITDPLHGPTVGEALRAIGYDGDAPVGGRRPACYLEMHIEQGPRMADEDLQVGIVTGSFQSRYFVATITGEQAHVGPTPMAGRRDALVIASRLVLEIDRIGRAYGPDGRSNAPHIELSPNVRGVIPGVIRLSCDVRHSDARSLQRMEEELRACAAIVAREARATIVLERYYEFGPIHFHPDMVALLRRTSAELGYRHRDILTVAGHDAVPLNSICPSGMIFVASRAGGISHNEKEASTREDLAAGANVLLHAVMARAGVVD; this is translated from the coding sequence ATGCGCAACATCGGAATCGACGCCGACCGGCTGTGGGCGGCGACCATGCAGATCGGCGAGATCGGCGGCACGGCCAAAGGCGGCTGTCATCGCCTGGCGTTGAGCGAAGAGGATCGCCGGGCCCGCGATCTGCTCTGCGCCTGGATGCGCGAGGCCGGCTGCGCGGTCACGGTCGACGGCATCGGCAACATCTTCGCCCGCCGCGAGGGCGCCGATCCGGCGCTGCCGCCGGTCATGGTCGGCAGCCATCTCGACACCGTGCCGATGGGCGGCAAGTTCGACGGACCGGCCGGCGTGATGGCCGGCCTCGAGCTGGTGCGCGCGCTCAACGACCACAAGGTGCGCACGAAAGCGCCGGTCGAGATCGTCGCCTGGACCAACGAGGAGGGCTCGCGCTTCTCGCCCTTCACCATGGGCTCCTCGGTCTTCGCCGGCCAGCTGGCGCTGAAGGATGCCCACGCAGCGCGCGACATCACCGACCCGCTGCACGGACCCACGGTCGGCGAGGCGTTACGCGCCATCGGCTACGACGGTGACGCACCGGTCGGCGGCCGTCGTCCCGCCTGTTATCTCGAGATGCATATCGAGCAGGGTCCGCGGATGGCCGACGAGGATCTGCAGGTCGGCATCGTCACCGGCTCGTTCCAGTCGCGCTACTTCGTGGCCACCATCACCGGCGAGCAAGCACATGTCGGACCCACGCCCATGGCCGGACGGCGCGACGCGCTGGTGATCGCCTCGCGGCTGGTGCTGGAGATCGACCGCATCGGGCGCGCCTATGGTCCCGATGGCCGCTCCAACGCGCCGCATATCGAGCTGTCGCCCAATGTGCGCGGCGTGATCCCCGGCGTGATCAGGCTCTCCTGCGACGTGCGCCACAGCGACGCGCGCAGCCTGCAGCGCATGGAGGAGGAGCTGCGCGCCTGCGCCGCCATCGTCGCGCGCGAGGCGCGCGCCACCATCGTCCTGGAGCGCTACTACGAGTTCGGGCCGATCCATTTCCATCCCGACATGGTCGCGCTCTTGCGCCGCACGAGTGCAGAGCTGGGATATCGGCATCGCGATATCCTGACCGTCGCCGGCCACGACGCCGTGCCGCTCAACTCGATCTGCCCCTCGGGCATGATCTTTGTGGCCAGCCGCGCCGGCGGCATCAGTCACAACGAGAAGGAAGC
- a CDS encoding ABC transporter ATP-binding protein: MPQILVEALAKTYRVAERAPGLTGALRGLVRRRWREIHALAGVSFNLEAGELLAFIGPNGAGKSTTVKILSGILRPTSGRVEVDGLVPYEDRIRHVVGIGVVFGQRSQLWWDLPVLDGFDLLADIYRVEPARYRRRRDELVAMLRLESLLAQPVRQLSLGQRMRAEFAAALLHDPRILFLDEPTIGLDAPSKLAVRDFVRRLNREQGVTVLLTTHDMHDVEALAERVIVIGHGRVLTDSPFASLRSGVFAERRLHIDFAGPAPEIDMPGVTVRSRDARSLELAFNPVDIPTPQLIAAITAQHPVEDIHVDEVAIEEVIARFYALHDAHET; this comes from the coding sequence ATGCCCCAGATCCTCGTCGAGGCGCTGGCCAAGACCTATCGCGTCGCCGAACGCGCGCCAGGTCTCACCGGCGCGCTGCGCGGCCTCGTGCGCCGACGCTGGCGCGAGATCCACGCGCTGGCCGGCGTCTCCTTCAATCTCGAGGCGGGCGAGCTGCTGGCCTTCATCGGGCCCAACGGTGCGGGCAAGTCGACCACTGTCAAGATCCTGTCAGGCATCTTGAGGCCGACGAGCGGTCGGGTCGAGGTTGACGGCCTCGTGCCCTACGAGGATCGCATCCGTCACGTCGTGGGCATCGGCGTCGTGTTCGGCCAGCGCAGCCAGCTGTGGTGGGACCTGCCGGTGCTCGACGGCTTCGATCTGCTGGCCGACATCTACCGCGTCGAGCCCGCGCGCTATCGTCGCCGGCGCGACGAGCTGGTCGCCATGCTGCGGCTCGAGTCGCTGCTGGCCCAGCCGGTGCGCCAGCTGTCGCTGGGCCAGCGCATGCGCGCGGAGTTCGCCGCCGCGCTGCTGCACGACCCGCGGATCCTGTTCCTCGACGAGCCGACGATCGGCCTCGATGCGCCATCGAAGCTCGCTGTGCGCGACTTCGTGCGCCGGCTCAATCGCGAGCAGGGCGTGACCGTGCTGCTGACGACGCACGACATGCACGACGTCGAGGCGCTGGCCGAGCGGGTCATCGTCATCGGCCATGGCCGCGTTCTCACCGACAGCCCGTTCGCCAGCCTGCGATCCGGCGTCTTCGCCGAGCGCCGCCTGCACATCGACTTCGCCGGCCCCGCCCCCGAGATCGACATGCCCGGCGTCACGGTGCGCTCGCGCGACGCGCGCTCGCTCGAGCTGGCCTTCAATCCGGTGGACATCCCGACACCGCAGCTGATCGCCGCGATCACCGCGCAGCA